The Bacteroidota bacterium genome has a window encoding:
- a CDS encoding IS3 family transposase, whose translation MANYKELSLRQACDLLQISTSVYRYQPRKKEADAAVYDQLVDMAAKWPTWGYWKLNSRLRMEGCTINHKRVYRLYKEARLLLRRRTRKRVPERVKQPLFQPLMPNLNWSMDFMRDTLWIGKPFRTFNIMDDFNREALNITVAKSITSERVMKELNQLAEWRGLPVSIRVDNGPEFIAQALKDWCEDPARNIELNFIQKGKPSQNGYIERLNKTFREDILDAYQFEELPQVQQYAHRWMWMYNNERPHESLNELPPTQFLLKYGKLHPHPRGYTEFPTFQQDTNTDINLYL comes from the coding sequence TTGGCCAACTACAAGGAACTAAGCCTGCGGCAGGCCTGTGACCTGTTACAGATCAGCACTTCGGTTTACCGCTACCAGCCCCGGAAGAAGGAGGCCGATGCAGCGGTGTACGATCAGTTGGTTGACATGGCAGCTAAATGGCCCACCTGGGGCTATTGGAAGCTTAACAGTCGTCTACGGATGGAGGGCTGTACGATCAATCACAAGCGTGTTTACCGGCTATACAAAGAGGCCCGCCTGCTTCTTAGGCGCAGGACCCGTAAGCGTGTCCCGGAGCGCGTCAAACAACCCTTGTTTCAACCCCTGATGCCGAACCTGAACTGGAGCATGGATTTTATGCGGGATACCCTGTGGATCGGTAAACCCTTCCGCACCTTTAACATCATGGATGATTTTAACCGCGAGGCGCTCAACATAACCGTGGCAAAAAGCATCACCAGCGAACGCGTGATGAAGGAACTGAATCAACTGGCAGAATGGCGGGGACTACCCGTGTCGATCCGCGTCGACAACGGGCCTGAGTTCATTGCGCAGGCACTTAAGGACTGGTGCGAGGATCCTGCACGCAACATCGAGCTGAACTTTATCCAAAAAGGCAAACCCAGCCAAAACGGCTACATTGAACGACTGAACAAGACCTTCCGGGAGGACATTCTGGACGCTTATCAATTTGAAGAACTCCCCCAGGTACAGCAGTACGCTCATCGCTGGATGTGGATGTACAACAACGAACGACCGCACGAATCACTCAACGAACTACCACCAACACAGTTCCTGTTGAAATATGGAAAACTCCATCCACACCCGCGAGGCTATACCGAGTTTCCCACATTTCAACAGGACACTAATACCGACATCAATTTATATCTTTGA
- a CDS encoding transposase: protein MRKSKFTEVQIVAILAQYEQGVKVADICREHSISQPTFYQWQRKYSGMEVSELKRLKEMEQELAQFKRIVADLTLQNRVLKDVIEKKL from the coding sequence ATGCGAAAATCAAAGTTCACAGAGGTTCAGATTGTGGCCATCCTGGCGCAGTATGAACAAGGCGTTAAGGTGGCGGATATCTGCCGGGAGCACAGTATCAGCCAGCCGACGTTCTATCAATGGCAGCGGAAGTACTCGGGGATGGAAGTTTCCGAACTTAAGCGGCTCAAGGAGATGGAACAGGAACTGGCGCAGTTCAAACGAATCGTGGCCGACCTGACCCTTCAAAACCGGGTGCTAAAGGATGTGATCGAAAAAAAGTTGTAG
- a CDS encoding IS30 family transposase, translated as MGNYKRIDFQERIRIETLLSQGFTCTAIAETLGRHTSAITRELDRLKGYYSAVEAQLVANERRITQRRTRKLDANPELLDAVRRLLKKRYSPEQISRHLRKEFADESGMQISHETIYTFIYMMPRGDLRKQLVESLRHKKRKRSKRGLTIERRGKIPDMVSIDQRPDYILRRSVPGHWEGDLIMGKRHQSAIGSIVERKTRAVILVKLKAKDAESVRKAFEKEFKSVPAQLKKSLTYDQGHEMAEHKLFAKNTRMKVFFCHPGSPWERGSNENMNMLIRDFFPKGTDFNLITRKKLKQVQYLLNERPRKTLNWKSPFEVFEEEIMKKCI; from the coding sequence ATGGGCAATTACAAACGAATTGATTTTCAGGAGCGAATCCGGATTGAGACGCTCCTGAGCCAGGGATTTACCTGTACGGCGATAGCTGAAACCTTGGGCCGCCATACCAGCGCCATAACGCGTGAGCTGGATCGGTTAAAGGGGTACTATTCTGCGGTAGAAGCTCAACTGGTGGCTAATGAAAGGCGCATAACCCAGCGGAGAACAAGGAAGCTGGATGCCAATCCCGAGTTACTTGATGCTGTGCGCCGGTTACTGAAAAAGCGATACTCTCCCGAACAAATTTCCAGACATTTGAGGAAAGAGTTCGCAGACGAATCAGGTATGCAGATTTCGCACGAAACGATCTATACGTTCATCTATATGATGCCTCGTGGAGACTTACGCAAGCAGCTAGTGGAGAGTCTGCGGCATAAGAAGCGGAAGCGCAGTAAGCGTGGCTTGACTATTGAGCGCAGAGGGAAGATCCCGGATATGGTAAGCATCGATCAGCGCCCTGACTACATTCTTCGCCGTTCCGTTCCCGGTCATTGGGAAGGGGACCTGATTATGGGAAAGCGGCATCAATCGGCTATCGGCTCCATTGTAGAGCGAAAAACCAGGGCGGTAATTCTGGTGAAACTGAAAGCGAAGGATGCAGAAAGTGTCCGAAAGGCCTTCGAGAAAGAGTTCAAGTCTGTACCAGCCCAATTGAAGAAAAGTCTGACGTATGACCAGGGCCATGAGATGGCTGAGCATAAGCTCTTCGCCAAGAATACACGGATGAAAGTTTTCTTCTGTCACCCTGGATCACCATGGGAGCGAGGGTCTAACGAGAACATGAATATGCTGATCCGCGACTTCTTTCCAAAAGGCACCGACTTCAATTTAATTACTCGAAAGAAACTCAAGCAAGTGCAGTATCTCTTAAATGAACGACCTCGGAAGACGCTCAATTGGAAGTCGCCCTTCGAGGTCTTCGAAGAGGAAATCATGAAAAAATGCATTTAA
- a CDS encoding RHS repeat protein — protein MVYPGLSLSFNENPAMDRYLALPYPGPLDAYMNYYFGIHTLTEYRDMLRACNGAQPNLVLCDRPVFPEITLSNDTADHCMEEAYAAAFANAVTLYTAYQDSVRGIFRSNYVDHCSRKLEEEYTVTGPSSEYHFTLYYYDQAGNLTMTVPPAGVQLLDATQSSQAAAHRVNPGISEIYPAHTLRTQYYYNSFNQVVRQQTPDAGTTFFWYDRLGRLVVSQNAEQSTTDHYSYTRYDNLGRIREVGKIHQPTTAMTDAISSSQSGTDAWIAAVSTADRTEVTRTYYDESLLPASVLEPTNLRNRVASVTYSDVYDPDDASYDAATHYSYDVAGNVHALIQENRSLAIADRQFKRIDYDYDLVSGKVNVVYYQRDSLDQFIHKYRYDANLRLTEVTTSRDGILWERDARYEYYLHGPLYRTELGEYQVQGLDYAYTLQGWIKSMNSSMSTPWHDMGQDGLPGSANPQFGRDAFSYSLGYHDGDYEPIGQVSPVAGNFNEGNSLYNGNIRHAVYDFGKNLDPLGYSYRYDQLNRLVGKQTYHNWWNRADNLFVTGGTQDKRYDEGLSYDPNGNILEYLRNGVDEAPMVLDMDSLHYHYDAGTNRLNHVTDGVNSANYAEDLDSQSPNNYTYDGNGNLTGDVSEGLTMYWNNYGKLDSLKNTNKSIAMKFRYDPMGNRIEKRLYHLDGSGSVIRQSATHYVRDAQGNPLAVYDLLGGDTIVLSEFNLYGTNRLGMLTTADTLVCATCTTATAPSVYLSPVGNKRYELSNHLGNVMTVISDKPVPIDTTSDGLWDYFNASMISATDYYPGGMLMPGRVFNSTSYTYGYQGQLKTDEVYGSGNLYSFEFREEDPRLIRFWSPDPLESSYPGWSPYTFSQNRLIDAIEFEGLEAHVLNQDDKGNFSLTYDWNAKPLENPTEQVYFNGQAANVSDLSKQYNIQLFDPIAFPKEKLGSEDYYKFRYEDVSIRTGLTRDAEEIPDYYMEYGDVNIRLFKGETYSKVSDAGKSFIDKAAVGLQGAIENKFSSFKEKGAAARFELGGNFRGFAFQSHAPVYARAGFLGLDFLDKTYVGLTPPLRHITSDEGMQQVRTMMTLQMKYYKDNPDVLGIHLLKYQYQKYEIQRAIFEKGIKEITR, from the coding sequence ATGGTCTATCCTGGCCTCTCCTTATCATTTAACGAGAATCCCGCCATGGACCGCTACCTGGCGCTACCTTACCCCGGTCCTCTCGATGCGTACATGAACTACTACTTCGGAATCCACACCCTGACAGAATACCGCGATATGTTGCGGGCTTGTAACGGTGCACAACCCAACCTGGTCTTGTGTGATCGTCCGGTATTTCCTGAGATAACGCTAAGCAACGATACGGCCGATCATTGCATGGAGGAGGCCTATGCTGCCGCCTTCGCCAATGCGGTCACCCTTTATACCGCCTACCAGGATTCGGTTCGGGGAATTTTCCGTAGCAACTATGTCGACCATTGTTCCCGTAAGTTGGAAGAGGAATACACGGTTACCGGACCCAGCAGCGAGTATCATTTCACCCTCTATTATTATGACCAGGCGGGGAACCTGACCATGACCGTTCCGCCGGCCGGAGTACAACTGCTGGATGCAACCCAAAGCAGCCAGGCTGCAGCGCATCGGGTAAATCCCGGCATATCCGAAATCTATCCTGCTCACACATTACGAACGCAATATTATTACAACAGCTTCAACCAGGTCGTCAGACAGCAAACACCCGATGCCGGCACAACATTCTTCTGGTACGACCGTCTCGGTCGTCTGGTCGTATCGCAGAATGCCGAACAATCCACCACCGACCATTACAGCTATACCCGCTATGACAACCTCGGCCGGATCCGGGAAGTGGGCAAGATCCATCAGCCGACGACGGCAATGACCGATGCCATCAGCAGTAGTCAATCCGGCACGGATGCCTGGATCGCCGCGGTAAGTACTGCCGATCGTACGGAAGTGACGCGGACCTACTACGATGAGTCGCTTCTGCCTGCTTCGGTGCTGGAACCCACCAACCTGCGTAACCGTGTTGCCAGCGTAACCTATTCCGATGTGTACGATCCGGATGATGCAAGCTATGACGCAGCCACACATTACTCCTACGACGTAGCCGGGAATGTGCATGCCCTGATTCAGGAAAACCGCAGCCTGGCAATTGCAGACCGGCAGTTCAAGCGGATCGACTACGACTACGACCTGGTCAGCGGTAAGGTGAATGTGGTGTATTATCAGCGCGATTCGCTGGACCAATTCATCCACAAGTATCGGTACGATGCGAACCTGCGCCTGACGGAAGTGACGACCAGTCGTGACGGCATCTTGTGGGAGCGCGACGCCCGTTACGAGTACTACCTGCATGGCCCCTTGTACCGCACCGAGTTGGGCGAGTACCAGGTCCAGGGGCTGGACTACGCCTATACACTGCAGGGCTGGATCAAATCCATGAACTCCTCTATGAGTACCCCCTGGCACGACATGGGCCAGGACGGACTTCCTGGCTCAGCCAATCCGCAATTCGGACGTGATGCGTTCTCCTATTCGCTGGGTTATCACGATGGCGACTACGAGCCGATCGGACAAGTTTCACCGGTGGCCGGCAACTTCAACGAGGGGAACTCACTATACAATGGCAACATCCGGCATGCGGTTTATGATTTTGGGAAGAACCTGGATCCGCTGGGATATTCATACCGGTACGACCAGCTGAACCGGCTGGTGGGTAAACAAACCTATCACAATTGGTGGAACCGGGCCGACAACCTCTTCGTGACCGGAGGGACGCAGGACAAGCGTTACGATGAAGGCTTGTCGTATGATCCTAACGGGAATATCCTGGAATACCTCAGAAATGGGGTGGACGAAGCACCCATGGTCCTGGATATGGACAGCCTCCATTACCACTACGATGCAGGCACGAACCGGCTGAACCACGTCACAGACGGGGTAAATTCGGCCAATTATGCCGAAGACCTTGATTCTCAATCGCCGAATAACTATACTTACGATGGCAACGGCAACCTGACCGGGGATGTCTCGGAGGGTTTGACGATGTATTGGAACAATTACGGCAAGCTGGATTCGTTGAAGAACACGAACAAATCAATCGCCATGAAGTTCCGCTACGACCCGATGGGCAACCGGATCGAGAAACGATTGTACCATCTGGACGGCAGCGGATCGGTTATTCGTCAGAGCGCCACGCACTATGTACGGGACGCGCAGGGAAATCCGTTGGCGGTATATGATCTCTTGGGCGGAGATACCATTGTCCTTAGCGAGTTTAATTTATACGGCACTAATCGCCTGGGCATGCTGACCACAGCGGATACGCTGGTATGTGCAACCTGCACCACCGCGACGGCTCCATCTGTCTACCTGAGTCCTGTGGGAAATAAACGCTATGAGCTGAGTAATCACCTCGGTAACGTCATGACAGTCATCAGTGACAAGCCGGTTCCGATCGATACGACCAGTGATGGATTGTGGGATTATTTTAATGCTTCCATGATTTCTGCGACTGATTATTATCCCGGCGGGATGTTGATGCCCGGGCGAGTTTTCAACTCAACATCATATACTTACGGTTATCAGGGGCAGTTAAAAACGGATGAAGTCTACGGTTCTGGAAATCTCTATTCATTTGAGTTTAGGGAAGAAGACCCAAGATTAATTCGCTTCTGGTCACCGGATCCTTTAGAATCAAGTTATCCGGGATGGAGTCCTTATACATTCTCTCAAAATAGGTTGATTGACGCGATTGAGTTTGAGGGATTGGAAGCCCATGTACTTAATCAAGATGATAAAGGGAATTTTAGTTTAACTTACGATTGGAATGCTAAACCATTGGAGAACCCTACAGAACAAGTTTACTTTAATGGGCAAGCAGCCAATGTATCGGATTTATCTAAACAATACAATATTCAGTTATTTGATCCTATTGCTTTTCCAAAGGAAAAACTGGGAAGCGAAGATTATTATAAATTCAGGTATGAGGATGTTTCTATAAGAACCGGATTGACAAGGGACGCTGAAGAAATACCAGATTATTATATGGAATATGGGGACGTAAATATCAGATTATTCAAAGGGGAAACGTACTCTAAAGTGTCTGATGCTGGTAAGAGTTTTATTGACAAGGCAGCAGTAGGTTTACAGGGAGCCATTGAAAATAAATTTAGTTCGTTTAAGGAAAAAGGTGCTGCTGCAAGATTTGAATTAGGAGGTAACTTCAGAGGTTTTGCCTTCCAGTCTCATGCACCTGTTTACGCAAGAGCAGGATTTTTAGGATTAGATTTTTTGGATAAGACATATGTCGGCCTCACGCCACCCCTTCGCCATATTACAAGTGATGAAGGTATGCAGCAGGTAAGAACCATGATGACCCTACAGATGAAATATTATAAAGATAATCCGGATGTGTTGGGAATCCACTTGTTGAAGTATCAGTATCAGAAATACGAGATACAAAGAGCAATATTCGAGAAAGGAATAAAGGAAATCACAAGATGA
- a CDS encoding helix-turn-helix domain-containing protein — MDNRLLILQLTREELQHLIETAITTALAAVGTNQKEDRILSRREIAELFGVSLTTINAWCRSGKLKRRYMGAKVYFLMSEVVALLKKN, encoded by the coding sequence TTGGATAATCGGCTTCTCATTCTCCAGCTCACACGCGAAGAGCTCCAGCACCTGATCGAAACGGCGATCACCACTGCGCTCGCCGCCGTCGGTACGAACCAGAAAGAGGACCGCATCTTGAGCCGGAGGGAGATCGCGGAGTTGTTCGGCGTTTCTCTCACCACCATCAACGCCTGGTGCAGGAGCGGAAAGCTAAAGCGGCGGTATATGGGAGCCAAAGTCTACTTTTTGATGTCGGAAGTAGTCGCCCTGCTGAAGAAAAATTGA
- a CDS encoding class I SAM-dependent methyltransferase, with the protein MSTHERAHQDEANNVTYQRCQFAYEFAVPYITGKDVLDVGCGNAYGTALMARSARNIQGVDYDAATVADNAQRYSSITNLSFRQGAVPPLPFPDQSFDVVTAFQFIEHIEKRKEFLAECLRVLRPGGRLLVTTPNVKKSLARNPFHVHEYTFDEMRSEIGSLTKQFELKGLNGNEKVNTYYAENGKFVRMILRFDIFGLHKILPASWLTAPYNLITNLMRNKLKDKVKQTVDISTRDFHLQDNALDDTWDIYLIGTRQ; encoded by the coding sequence ATGAGCACCCACGAACGCGCCCACCAGGACGAGGCCAACAACGTTACGTATCAGCGATGTCAGTTCGCGTATGAATTCGCCGTACCCTACATCACAGGCAAAGATGTACTGGATGTCGGCTGTGGCAATGCTTACGGAACGGCTCTGATGGCGCGTTCGGCCCGGAACATACAAGGCGTCGATTACGACGCGGCCACGGTGGCCGATAACGCGCAGCGTTACAGTTCGATCACCAACCTCTCGTTCCGACAGGGAGCGGTGCCGCCCTTGCCTTTTCCGGACCAGTCGTTCGATGTGGTGACGGCCTTTCAGTTCATCGAGCACATCGAGAAGCGGAAGGAGTTTCTGGCCGAGTGCCTGCGCGTCCTGCGCCCCGGAGGGCGACTGTTGGTCACGACTCCGAACGTGAAGAAGTCGCTCGCGCGGAATCCGTTCCACGTGCACGAGTACACCTTCGACGAAATGCGTTCGGAGATCGGTTCGCTCACGAAGCAGTTCGAGTTGAAAGGGCTCAACGGCAACGAGAAAGTGAACACCTACTACGCGGAGAACGGCAAGTTCGTGCGCATGATCCTGCGCTTCGACATCTTCGGACTGCACAAGATCCTGCCGGCCTCCTGGTTGACGGCGCCCTACAACCTGATCACGAACCTGATGCGGAACAAGCTGAAGGACAAGGTGAAGCAGACGGTCGACATCTCCACCCGCGATTTTCACCTGCAGGACAACGCGCTCGACGACACCTGGGATATCTACCTCATTGGCACTCGCCAATAG